A stretch of Amycolatopsis balhimycina FH 1894 DNA encodes these proteins:
- a CDS encoding thiamine pyrophosphate-dependent dehydrogenase E1 component subunit alpha, producing the protein MTDTLREAYRLMRTIRVFEERVHDEFATGEIPGFVHLYAGEEASAAGVCLHLDDRDAIASTHRGHGHCIAKGVDVKAMMAEIYGRKTGSCHGKGGSMHIADLSKGMLGANGIVGGGPPLICGTALAAKQQDTGGVGVAFFGDGASNQGTTLEALNLASVWNLPAIFVAENNGYAEATSSAWSVASDNIADRAAGFGMPGVIVDGFDFFAVHEAAGEAIDRAREGGGPTLIEVKFTRYFGHFEGDQQTYRAGEAAHARENLDCLKQFRARVADSGELPEHVLDDIDTEVAKLIEDAVSEAKAAPKPTREDLETDVYVSY; encoded by the coding sequence GGTCTTCGAAGAGCGGGTGCACGACGAGTTCGCGACCGGCGAAATCCCGGGTTTCGTGCACCTCTACGCCGGTGAGGAGGCTTCGGCCGCCGGCGTCTGCCTCCACCTCGACGACCGTGACGCCATCGCCAGCACCCACCGCGGCCACGGGCACTGCATCGCCAAGGGTGTCGACGTCAAGGCCATGATGGCCGAGATCTACGGCCGCAAGACAGGATCCTGTCACGGCAAGGGTGGCTCGATGCACATCGCCGACCTCTCGAAGGGCATGCTCGGCGCCAACGGGATCGTCGGCGGTGGCCCACCACTCATCTGCGGCACCGCGCTCGCCGCGAAACAGCAGGACACCGGCGGTGTCGGCGTCGCGTTCTTCGGTGACGGTGCCAGCAACCAGGGGACGACGCTGGAGGCGCTGAACCTCGCGTCCGTCTGGAACCTCCCGGCGATCTTCGTCGCGGAGAACAACGGCTACGCCGAAGCGACGTCGAGTGCGTGGTCGGTCGCGTCGGACAACATCGCCGACCGGGCCGCCGGGTTCGGCATGCCCGGCGTGATCGTCGACGGATTCGACTTCTTCGCCGTGCACGAAGCGGCGGGCGAGGCGATCGACCGGGCCCGCGAAGGCGGCGGCCCGACCCTGATCGAGGTCAAGTTCACCCGCTACTTCGGGCACTTCGAGGGCGACCAGCAGACCTACCGCGCCGGCGAAGCCGCCCACGCCCGCGAGAACCTCGACTGCCTCAAGCAGTTCCGCGCCCGCGTCGCCGACAGCGGTGAGCTGCCCGAACACGTCCTCGACGACATAGACACCGAAGTCGCGAAGCTCATCGAGGACGCCGTCTCCGAGGCGAAGGCCGCGCCGAAACCCACCCGGGAAGACCTCGAAACCGACGTCTACGTCTCGTACTGA
- a CDS encoding alpha-ketoacid dehydrogenase subunit beta produces the protein MRTISYREAINEALAQEMERDESVIVMGEDNAGGAGSPGESDAWGGVLGVTKGLFPKFPGRVLDTPISESAFVGAAIGAATRGQRPVAELMFIDFMGVCFDQIFNQAAKFRYMFGGNARTPVVIRTMYGAGLRAAAQHSQCLYPVFTHIPGLKVVVPSSPYEAKGLLIQAIRDDDPVIFCEHKALYDTRGEVPEDSYTIPFGEANVVRDGGDVTIVAIGRMVAMAEEAAKELAANGVEAEILDPRTTSPLDTETILEGVGNTGRLVVVDEASPRCNLATDISALVAKEAFGSLRAPIEMVTPPHTPVPFSDALEDLYIPDAQKVLNAAKAVVEYRR, from the coding sequence GTGCGCACGATCAGCTACCGCGAGGCGATCAACGAGGCACTCGCGCAGGAGATGGAACGCGACGAGTCGGTCATCGTGATGGGCGAGGACAACGCGGGCGGCGCCGGCAGTCCGGGGGAGAGCGACGCCTGGGGTGGCGTCCTCGGTGTCACCAAAGGCCTCTTCCCCAAGTTCCCCGGCCGGGTGCTGGACACGCCGATCTCCGAGTCGGCTTTCGTCGGCGCGGCGATCGGCGCCGCGACGCGCGGGCAGCGGCCGGTCGCGGAACTGATGTTCATCGACTTCATGGGCGTCTGCTTCGACCAGATCTTCAACCAGGCGGCCAAGTTCCGGTACATGTTCGGCGGCAACGCCCGGACGCCGGTGGTGATCCGCACGATGTACGGCGCCGGCCTGCGGGCCGCGGCGCAGCATTCGCAGTGCCTGTACCCCGTCTTCACGCACATCCCCGGCCTGAAGGTCGTCGTGCCGTCGAGCCCGTACGAGGCGAAAGGCCTGCTCATCCAGGCGATCCGGGACGACGACCCGGTGATCTTCTGCGAGCACAAGGCGTTGTACGACACCCGCGGCGAGGTCCCGGAGGACAGCTACACGATCCCGTTCGGCGAAGCGAACGTCGTGCGCGACGGCGGTGACGTGACGATCGTCGCCATCGGCCGCATGGTCGCGATGGCCGAAGAAGCGGCGAAAGAGCTGGCCGCCAACGGTGTCGAGGCCGAGATCCTCGATCCGCGCACCACCAGCCCGCTCGACACCGAAACCATCTTGGAGGGCGTCGGGAACACAGGACGGCTCGTCGTGGTCGACGAGGCCTCGCCGCGCTGCAACCTCGCCACGGACATCTCGGCGCTCGTCGCGAAGGAGGCGTTCGGCTCGCTTCGGGCGCCGATCGAGATGGTGACGCCGCCGCACACGCCGGTGCCGTTCTCCGACGCGCTCGAGGACCTCTACATCCCGGACGCGCAGAAGGTGCTCAACGCGGCGAAGGCGGTCGTGGAGTACCGGCGATGA
- a CDS encoding helix-turn-helix domain-containing protein produces the protein MGQRDLEAALPAGADPRRYARVLAQVHEAALSGKALPSRPRAVIGASWQRMRRLGMDPDSRAAAPVLTFEELEARRRTSGLAEALPTLRGGLISLAEQAAHIMVIADAGGAVLWRDGSAAVRRRADGLGFVEGVDWQEESVGTNAIGTALVARSPVQVYSAEHYVRAQHSWTCAAAPLHDPRDGRLLGVVDLSGPASTVHATTLALVDAVSRLAESQLRTTHLTELERLRGFAVPVLAKVGGPAVVADEHGWVAAAAGLAPVDRIALPTGLAPGRVWLPAYGSCAVEPVPGGWLIRPTENEAAPPTCVVLDVRSPREPELTVSSAAGTWTHRLSPRHAEMLYVLASHRDGRSASELSADLFGDAGRTVTVRAEMSRLRRHFGGILGAKPYRFADDVEVVVRRPPTPEAVLPHSLAPAIRG, from the coding sequence TTGGGTCAGCGAGACCTCGAGGCAGCGTTGCCGGCTGGGGCGGACCCCCGGCGGTACGCTCGTGTCCTCGCGCAAGTGCACGAAGCGGCCCTGAGCGGCAAAGCGCTGCCCAGCCGCCCGCGGGCGGTCATCGGCGCGTCCTGGCAGCGGATGCGCCGCCTCGGCATGGACCCGGACAGCCGGGCCGCCGCGCCCGTCCTCACCTTCGAAGAGCTGGAAGCACGCCGTCGCACGAGCGGGCTGGCCGAGGCGCTGCCGACCCTGCGCGGCGGCCTGATCAGCCTCGCCGAGCAGGCCGCGCACATCATGGTGATCGCCGACGCGGGCGGTGCGGTCCTCTGGCGTGACGGCAGCGCCGCGGTCCGCCGCCGCGCCGACGGGCTCGGGTTCGTCGAAGGCGTGGACTGGCAGGAAGAGTCCGTCGGCACCAACGCGATCGGCACGGCGCTGGTCGCGCGCAGCCCGGTGCAGGTCTACTCGGCCGAGCACTACGTCCGGGCGCAGCACTCCTGGACCTGCGCGGCCGCGCCGCTGCACGACCCGCGGGACGGCAGGCTGCTCGGCGTCGTCGACCTCTCCGGGCCGGCCTCGACCGTCCACGCGACGACGTTGGCGCTGGTCGACGCCGTGTCGCGGCTCGCGGAGTCCCAGCTGCGCACCACCCACCTCACCGAGCTCGAGAGGCTGAGGGGCTTCGCCGTCCCGGTGCTCGCCAAAGTCGGCGGGCCCGCCGTGGTGGCCGACGAACACGGCTGGGTCGCCGCGGCCGCCGGGCTCGCGCCGGTCGACCGGATCGCGTTGCCCACCGGCCTCGCGCCCGGCCGCGTCTGGCTGCCGGCGTACGGCAGCTGCGCGGTCGAGCCCGTGCCCGGCGGCTGGCTGATCCGGCCCACCGAAAACGAGGCCGCCCCGCCCACCTGTGTCGTCCTCGACGTCCGGTCGCCGCGCGAGCCCGAGCTGACCGTTTCCAGCGCGGCCGGGACCTGGACGCACCGGCTCAGCCCGCGTCACGCCGAGATGCTGTACGTCCTGGCCAGCCACCGCGACGGCCGGTCGGCGTCCGAGCTGTCGGCCGACCTGTTCGGCGACGCCGGCCGCACGGTGACCGTCCGCGCGGAGATGTCCCGGCTGAGGCGCCACTTCGGCGGCATCCTCGGCGCGAAGCCGTACCGCTTCGCCGACGACGTCGAGGTGGTGGTCCGGCGCCCGCCGACCCCCGAAGCCGTGCTCCCGCACTCGCTCGCCCCCGCCATCCGCGGCTGA
- a CDS encoding glutamate ABC transporter substrate-binding protein, with translation MSRRGITGRAGVLAVVALLVASCGSPGKPVDPAPAGDAGWPQPAHVAGPDSSAGGGADTSCNPLASLAPDKGTSIPDSSTMAKIKERGKLIAGVDQTTYLFGFRNPTSGNLEGFDIDMVNEIARSIFGAPEGRVQFRAISSGQREDVLKKHQVDIVVRTYSITCTRRKDVQFSSVYYVAGQRLLVTKESKATKLADLNGKKVCAAKKSTSAAKIATDPAKLVAISVDNWSDCLVMLQQGQVDAVSTDDTILAGMAAQDPTLQVVGDQFSQENYGIGVPKDNEDMVKFVNAVLENIRTSGAWQKSYRQWVEPSLGQASPPQPQYR, from the coding sequence GTGAGCAGGCGGGGGATCACGGGCCGGGCGGGCGTGCTGGCGGTCGTCGCACTGCTGGTGGCGAGCTGCGGCAGTCCCGGGAAACCGGTCGACCCGGCGCCGGCCGGCGACGCGGGCTGGCCGCAGCCCGCGCACGTCGCCGGGCCGGACTCGAGTGCCGGCGGCGGCGCCGACACCAGCTGCAACCCGCTGGCCAGCCTCGCGCCGGACAAGGGGACGTCGATCCCCGACAGCTCGACCATGGCGAAGATCAAGGAACGCGGCAAGCTGATCGCCGGCGTCGACCAGACGACCTACCTGTTCGGCTTCCGCAACCCGACGTCGGGCAACCTCGAGGGCTTCGACATCGACATGGTCAACGAGATCGCCCGCTCGATCTTCGGCGCGCCCGAGGGACGGGTCCAGTTCCGCGCGATCAGTTCGGGGCAGCGCGAGGACGTCTTGAAGAAGCACCAGGTCGACATCGTGGTCCGGACCTACAGCATCACCTGCACCCGCCGGAAGGACGTCCAGTTCTCCTCCGTGTACTACGTCGCGGGTCAGCGGCTGCTGGTCACGAAGGAGTCGAAGGCGACCAAGCTGGCCGACCTGAACGGCAAGAAAGTGTGCGCGGCGAAGAAGTCGACGTCGGCGGCGAAGATCGCGACGGACCCGGCGAAGCTGGTGGCGATCTCGGTGGACAACTGGTCGGACTGCCTGGTGATGCTCCAGCAGGGCCAGGTCGATGCGGTCTCGACCGACGACACGATCCTCGCCGGGATGGCCGCCCAGGACCCGACGCTGCAGGTCGTCGGCGACCAGTTCTCGCAGGAGAACTACGGCATCGGCGTGCCGAAGGACAACGAGGACATGGTCAAGTTCGTCAACGCCGTGCTCGAGAACATCCGCACCAGCGGCGCGTGGCAGAAGAGCTACCGCCAGTGGGTCGAGCCTTCGCTGGGGCAGGCTTCGCCGCCGCAGCCGCAGTACCGGTGA